A stretch of Aureispira sp. CCB-E DNA encodes these proteins:
- a CDS encoding phosphatidate cytidylyltransferase — MSLKTRTITGLTFGAVMIGGCIFHPLSCTLLFLLITVLCLWEFGGHVLTKDGTVVVNWIRTISFIFIGSCFPLLAALKYHGGYDEAIRLLYLFPAIAFSLFLFELFGKSLRPFHNLAYTALGVLYIGLPFSLLIWICSSPISQLGGVGNQFILAILFMVWASDVFAYLLGSKIGKNKMFPRISPNKTWEGTFSGVAGAILTGYLCSLVFVPLNLPMPFWIGLACICTFFGILGDLVESMFKRSLGIKDSGNLLPGHGGFLDRFDAFIFVIPFAYTYLIIYFNVW, encoded by the coding sequence ATGAGTTTAAAAACTAGAACAATTACAGGACTTACATTTGGTGCTGTAATGATAGGAGGATGTATCTTTCACCCTCTTAGTTGCACCCTTCTATTTTTATTGATTACAGTACTTTGTCTTTGGGAGTTTGGAGGACATGTTTTGACGAAGGATGGGACAGTTGTTGTCAATTGGATTAGAACGATAAGTTTTATTTTTATAGGAAGTTGTTTTCCACTTTTAGCGGCATTAAAGTATCATGGAGGCTATGACGAAGCAATTCGATTGTTGTATTTATTTCCTGCTATTGCTTTTTCTTTGTTCTTGTTTGAGTTATTTGGAAAATCTCTAAGACCCTTTCACAATTTAGCTTATACTGCTTTAGGGGTATTGTATATTGGACTACCTTTTTCCCTATTAATTTGGATTTGTAGTTCCCCGATTTCTCAACTAGGAGGTGTTGGCAACCAATTTATACTAGCCATCTTATTTATGGTTTGGGCAAGTGATGTTTTTGCATACCTTTTAGGTTCAAAAATTGGCAAGAATAAGATGTTTCCACGTATTTCTCCTAACAAGACTTGGGAAGGTACATTTAGCGGCGTAGCAGGAGCTATTTTGACTGGTTATTTGTGTTCTTTGGTGTTTGTACCTCTCAACTTGCCTATGCCATTCTGGATTGGATTAGCTTGTATTTGTACTTTTTTTGGAATATTGGGCGACTTGGTAGAATCGATGTTCAAACGAAGTTTAGGCATTAAAGATTCTGGTAATTTATTGCCTGGACACGGAGGTTTCTTGGATCGTTTTGATGCGTTTATATTTGTTATTCCTTTTGCTTATACTTATCTGATTATTTATTTTAATGTTTGGTAG
- a CDS encoding type II CAAX endopeptidase family protein, with protein MENNYIDRREQLKNETFLFLFIWFGFYVVGMIVVQLLAALFGLPDFSKILNGITKGEYLEYLDTLKVLQLIVHLFQYLIPALVFIFLYHKKNALKIVYANKTPMIKNIFWSLLLVASIYPFISFIYYWNTQLLPDSIISQEKLDIQSAFLEMNTPKDLILNLLLLGLAAGIGEEFLFRGILQRLLTLWTQNIHYGAILTGFIFSLMHFQLEGFVPRFLLGVIFCYLLIFTGNLWITVLVHVFFNSFQVIIPYFSPNLAGNINDIESVPFLLAGISSLIFLLFLAIFKKINQEYKYIKIN; from the coding sequence ATGGAAAATAATTATATTGATCGAAGGGAGCAGCTAAAAAATGAGACTTTTTTATTCTTATTTATTTGGTTTGGATTTTATGTAGTAGGGATGATTGTTGTTCAATTATTAGCTGCATTATTTGGATTGCCAGATTTCTCTAAAATTTTAAATGGAATTACAAAAGGGGAGTACTTAGAGTATTTAGATACTTTAAAAGTTCTGCAATTGATTGTTCATTTATTTCAATATTTAATTCCTGCACTGGTTTTTATTTTTTTATACCATAAAAAGAATGCTTTAAAAATTGTTTATGCGAATAAAACTCCAATGATTAAAAATATATTTTGGAGTCTTCTTTTGGTAGCATCCATATATCCCTTTATTTCTTTTATTTATTATTGGAATACGCAGTTATTGCCAGATAGTATCATCTCTCAAGAAAAACTAGATATACAAAGTGCTTTTTTAGAAATGAATACTCCCAAGGATTTAATCCTAAATTTATTATTGCTAGGCTTAGCTGCTGGAATTGGAGAGGAGTTCTTATTTCGAGGAATATTGCAGCGTTTATTAACCTTGTGGACTCAGAATATTCATTATGGAGCTATTTTGACAGGATTTATTTTTTCTTTAATGCACTTTCAATTAGAAGGATTTGTTCCAAGGTTCCTTTTAGGAGTAATATTCTGTTATTTGCTTATTTTTACAGGGAATTTATGGATAACAGTGCTTGTTCATGTATTTTTTAATAGTTTTCAGGTTATAATACCCTATTTTTCTCCTAATCTAGCGGGAAACATTAATGACATAGAGTCAGTACCTTTTTTGTTAGCGGGAATTAGTAGTTTGATATTTCTTCTATTTTTAGCTATTTTTAAGAAAATAAACCAAGAATATAAATATATTAAAATAAATTAA
- a CDS encoding aspartate aminotransferase family protein codes for MITQRQMFLNHVAQTSDAPLALEIEKGKGIYLYDKEGKSYIDLIAGISVSSLGHSHPQIVDAIQKQTNQYLHTLVYGEFILSPQVQLANLLQKHLPDNLNCTYFVNSGTEATEGALKLAKRYTGRPKIISCKKAYHGSTNGSLSLMSESFFTAPFRPLLPEIHHIEFNNTEDLQAIDEHTACVIMETVRAEIGVMRPSNDYLKKVRERCTEVGALLILDEIQVGCGRTGTLFAFEQYGIVPDILLLAKAFGGGMPLGAFISSKEIMDSLTNNPFLGHITTFGGHPVCCAAGLASLKILTEQKDIVEQVFEKEALFRKMLQHEAILDVRSAGLLMAVQLSSFDQVLGVIHECLKNGLITDWFLFNAEAVRIAPPLTITEDEIIKACSILTAAIDKVCKNENGK; via the coding sequence ATGATAACACAACGTCAAATGTTTTTAAATCATGTGGCTCAAACAAGTGATGCTCCTTTGGCTTTGGAAATAGAAAAAGGAAAAGGTATTTATTTGTATGATAAAGAGGGGAAATCTTATATTGATTTAATTGCAGGAATTAGTGTGAGTAGCTTGGGGCATAGCCACCCCCAGATTGTTGATGCCATACAAAAACAAACCAATCAATATTTGCATACATTAGTTTATGGGGAATTTATTTTGTCACCACAAGTTCAACTGGCTAACTTATTGCAAAAGCACTTGCCCGATAATTTGAATTGTACCTACTTTGTTAATTCGGGAACAGAAGCCACTGAAGGAGCATTAAAATTGGCCAAACGATATACTGGTCGCCCTAAAATAATTTCTTGCAAAAAAGCTTATCATGGATCAACAAATGGTTCCTTGAGTTTGATGAGCGAATCTTTTTTTACGGCGCCTTTCAGACCTTTATTACCAGAAATACACCATATAGAATTCAATAATACAGAAGATCTGCAAGCAATAGATGAACATACAGCTTGTGTTATTATGGAAACTGTTCGTGCCGAAATAGGAGTGATGCGTCCTTCTAATGATTATTTAAAAAAAGTAAGAGAGCGATGTACTGAAGTTGGAGCTTTATTAATTTTGGATGAAATTCAAGTGGGGTGTGGTCGAACAGGAACCTTATTTGCTTTTGAGCAATATGGAATTGTGCCAGATATTTTATTATTGGCAAAAGCATTTGGAGGAGGAATGCCATTAGGTGCTTTTATCTCTTCAAAAGAAATAATGGATTCATTGACCAATAATCCATTTTTGGGACATATTACAACTTTCGGTGGGCATCCTGTTTGCTGTGCAGCAGGATTGGCTTCTTTAAAAATATTGACAGAACAAAAGGACATTGTAGAACAAGTATTTGAAAAAGAAGCTTTGTTTAGAAAAATGTTACAACATGAGGCTATTTTAGATGTTCGAAGTGCTGGTTTATTAATGGCAGTACAATTAAGTTCTTTTGATCAAGTTTTGGGTGTTATTCACGAATGCCTTAAAAATGGTTTGATAACAGATTGGTTTTTATTCAATGCAGAAGCTGTGAGAATTGCTCCTCCTTTAACAATTACAGAAGATGAAATAATAAAAGCTTGTTCTATCTTAACAGCTGCTATTGATAAAGTATGTAAAAATGAGAATGGAAAATAA
- a CDS encoding homoserine kinase: MKFKSNFKVIAPATIANLGCGLDTLGLALNTPCDEIIVKPNTESGIHISSILNNKTKIPLTIDQNAAGVSAQLVLDHLKNNFDLDSNAGLDLTLNKKIGVGYGLGSSSASAVAGAYAVNEAFGSRLSKRELIPFIIKGEEVAEGRQRINSLIPSLLGGIILTRDHQNVDFHRLPLIKGLHIVVIYARNQRLTQRQVRNNLTHKTDIDNAIQQSANLGAFVQALYTTNLDLLSNTLTDYIAEKHWCDLVPFFKELKTAALEHGALGAGLAGTGSGVFALCKNSLEAEKVANSLEHIYSSKKIRNTVILSQIDHEGVRIA; the protein is encoded by the coding sequence ATGAAATTCAAATCAAATTTTAAAGTTATAGCACCTGCTACTATTGCTAATTTGGGTTGCGGATTAGACACCTTAGGCTTAGCATTAAATACTCCTTGTGATGAAATTATTGTCAAACCCAATACAGAATCGGGCATTCATATTTCGTCTATACTAAACAACAAAACTAAAATTCCTCTAACAATAGACCAAAACGCAGCTGGTGTTTCTGCACAATTGGTTTTGGATCATCTCAAAAATAATTTTGATTTAGATTCTAACGCTGGGTTGGATCTAACCTTAAACAAAAAAATAGGCGTAGGCTATGGTTTAGGTTCTAGCAGCGCAAGTGCTGTAGCTGGGGCCTATGCTGTAAACGAAGCATTTGGTTCTCGGCTTTCAAAGAGGGAACTAATTCCTTTTATTATAAAAGGTGAAGAAGTGGCGGAAGGAAGGCAGCGAATCAACAGCCTTATTCCTTCTCTACTTGGAGGTATTATATTAACAAGAGATCATCAGAATGTGGATTTCCATCGTCTGCCATTAATAAAAGGATTGCATATTGTTGTTATTTATGCTCGCAATCAGAGGTTAACTCAGCGCCAAGTTAGAAATAACTTAACGCATAAAACAGACATAGACAATGCCATTCAACAATCGGCTAACTTAGGAGCATTTGTACAAGCTTTGTATACGACCAATCTTGATTTACTATCCAATACATTAACTGACTACATTGCTGAAAAACATTGGTGTGATCTTGTTCCTTTTTTCAAAGAATTAAAAACAGCAGCATTAGAGCATGGGGCTCTTGGAGCAGGTCTAGCAGGTACAGGTTCGGGTGTTTTTGCTTTATGCAAAAATAGTTTAGAAGCAGAAAAGGTAGCTAATTCTCTAGAGCATATTTATTCATCTAAGAAAATTCGAAATACGGTTATTTTATCTCAAATAGACCACGAAGGAGTACGCATTGCATAA
- a CDS encoding DUF6702 family protein has translation MKKIYILLVLLTMTLMSFFAHPIYVSTSEIDYNKEEKRLEIAIKIFSDDLEKVLSAKKGEDVEIGTDREHAKATEYIIEYLKTHFEIEINGKNTDFEYVNRRLIKDDFFAMWVLIQVPKVNRLKSLVLKNNILIDFNNGQQNHIKFRDSGEGTYIRKVTSKGHEQVILK, from the coding sequence ATGAAAAAAATATACATTCTTTTAGTGTTGCTAACAATGACTTTAATGTCTTTTTTTGCGCACCCTATTTATGTTTCTACATCAGAAATTGATTATAACAAAGAAGAAAAAAGACTGGAAATTGCTATCAAAATATTTAGTGATGATCTAGAAAAAGTGCTTAGTGCTAAGAAGGGAGAAGATGTCGAAATAGGAACAGATAGAGAGCATGCTAAAGCCACAGAGTATATTATAGAATACTTAAAAACTCATTTTGAAATTGAAATAAATGGGAAGAATACGGATTTTGAATATGTCAATAGAAGACTAATAAAAGATGATTTCTTTGCTATGTGGGTGTTGATACAAGTTCCTAAAGTTAATCGTTTAAAGTCACTGGTATTAAAAAATAACATCCTCATTGATTTCAATAATGGTCAACAAAATCATATTAAGTTTCGAGATTCAGGAGAGGGGACTTACATTAGAAAAGTTACTAGCAAAGGACATGAACAAGTTATTTTGAAGTAA
- a CDS encoding HupE/UreJ family protein translates to MNDFIFFFKQGLSHISDLGAYDHILFIAALAAAYTIKNAKKLILLVTAFTIGHSIALALATLELVKINSSLIEFLIPVTIIATCLITIFRKKDQLQINTETTKIEDSVQKGMFHVEQSTLNYIIITAFGIIHGLGFSNYLRFILSKNESLFTPLLAFNIGLEVGQILILAIALIINFVLLKYAKIPQKYLPIILSVIIIAITIPILWETGQALFLQD, encoded by the coding sequence ATGAATGATTTTATTTTTTTCTTTAAGCAAGGACTGAGCCATATTTCTGATTTAGGAGCTTATGATCACATCCTTTTTATAGCTGCTTTAGCTGCAGCTTACACAATAAAAAATGCCAAAAAACTTATACTTTTGGTTACAGCATTTACTATTGGTCACTCTATTGCATTAGCTCTAGCGACATTAGAACTTGTTAAAATCAATAGCAGTCTAATTGAGTTTCTAATTCCTGTCACGATCATTGCAACTTGTTTAATTACTATTTTTAGAAAAAAAGATCAACTTCAAATAAACACTGAAACAACAAAGATAGAAGATTCTGTTCAAAAAGGAATGTTCCACGTAGAACAAAGTACTTTAAACTACATCATAATAACAGCTTTTGGGATCATACATGGCTTGGGGTTTTCCAACTATTTGCGTTTTATTTTATCAAAAAACGAATCGCTGTTCACTCCTCTCCTAGCATTTAACATAGGGTTAGAAGTTGGTCAAATTTTAATCTTGGCTATCGCTTTAATAATAAATTTTGTACTTTTGAAGTATGCAAAAATCCCACAAAAATATTTACCAATCATTCTTTCTGTAATAATTATAGCTATTACTATTCCAATTCTTTGGGAGACTGGACAAGCTTTATTTTTACAAGATTAA
- a CDS encoding M1 family metallopeptidase, translating into MLKKILFGLLGMSILFSTNAQNSNQGATKFQQLYQELPTPNTYRNAAGAPGHEYWQQRADYDMKIEIDDEKQRILGEETITYYNNSPDALTYLWVQLDQNVRAKDSDSHKTRPGKVYSEMGYREIKSAWHNDFDGGFKIEKVTDKKGNPLKYTINKTMMRIDLEQPLKPKGNLSFNIKWWYNVNDGGNYGGRSGYEYFPEEDNYMYHIAQFYPRMCSYNETDGWQNKQFLGRGEFTLSFGDFKVAITAPADHTVGATGVLQNSKEVLTTTQLERLEKSKKSDKPLMIISQEEAEKIEKGKVKEKKTWVFKAENVRDFGFCSSRKFIWDAQGVPFGDRTVMAMSYYPKEGNPLWEKYSTRAIVHTLKVYSRHTFDYPYPTAISTHANFTGMEYPMICFNFGRPRPDGTYSERLKYRMIGVIIHEVGHNYFPMIVNSDERQWTWMDEGLNTFLQYITETEWERDFPSRRGPAANIVDYMRGDKNNIVPIMSNSESILQFGNNAYGKPATALNILRETIMGRELFDHAFKEYANRWKFKHPSPADFFRTMEDASGVDLDWFWRGWFYTTDHVDISIDGVKWFQLNSHDTEKEIMVQKKWDAKAPRGISEIRNNDQKAVKETLMEKYPELRDKYNDRDKYRVSERDKKLNEQYIAGLSKEEKELIDGAYNYYEVAFSNVGGLVMPIILEMKYTDGTSEVIHIPAEIWKQRADKVSKVFVSKKELEEIILDPYLETADTDRNNNYYPARRQPTRFELYQR; encoded by the coding sequence ATGCTAAAAAAAATTCTTTTTGGTTTGCTTGGTATGAGTATTCTGTTTAGCACAAATGCTCAGAATTCAAATCAAGGCGCTACGAAGTTTCAGCAATTGTATCAAGAGTTACCAACACCTAATACCTATAGAAATGCGGCAGGTGCACCTGGTCATGAGTATTGGCAGCAACGCGCCGATTATGATATGAAAATCGAAATTGATGATGAAAAGCAACGTATTTTAGGTGAAGAAACCATTACTTATTATAATAATTCACCAGATGCCTTAACATATCTTTGGGTTCAATTGGATCAAAATGTCCGAGCCAAAGATTCTGATTCTCACAAAACACGCCCAGGAAAAGTCTATTCCGAAATGGGGTATAGAGAAATAAAATCTGCTTGGCACAATGATTTTGATGGTGGTTTTAAGATAGAAAAAGTCACGGACAAAAAAGGTAATCCATTAAAATACACGATCAATAAGACTATGATGCGTATTGACTTGGAGCAACCTTTAAAACCCAAGGGCAATTTATCTTTTAACATCAAGTGGTGGTATAACGTAAATGATGGTGGTAATTATGGTGGTCGTTCTGGATATGAATATTTCCCAGAAGAAGACAACTACATGTATCACATTGCTCAGTTCTATCCTAGAATGTGTTCTTATAATGAAACAGATGGATGGCAAAACAAGCAATTTTTAGGTCGTGGTGAATTTACTCTTTCTTTTGGTGATTTTAAAGTTGCTATTACAGCACCTGCTGATCATACTGTTGGTGCAACTGGTGTTTTACAAAACAGCAAAGAGGTGCTTACAACAACACAACTAGAGCGATTAGAAAAATCTAAGAAGTCCGATAAGCCTCTTATGATTATATCACAAGAAGAAGCTGAAAAAATTGAAAAAGGAAAGGTAAAGGAAAAGAAAACTTGGGTCTTTAAAGCAGAGAATGTCCGTGATTTTGGTTTCTGTTCTTCTCGTAAATTTATCTGGGATGCTCAAGGCGTGCCTTTTGGTGACCGCACGGTCATGGCAATGTCGTATTATCCCAAAGAAGGAAATCCTCTTTGGGAAAAATACTCTACTCGAGCAATCGTCCACACTTTAAAAGTTTATTCTAGACATACTTTTGACTATCCATACCCTACTGCAATTTCTACTCATGCAAACTTTACAGGAATGGAATATCCTATGATTTGCTTTAACTTTGGAAGACCTCGCCCAGATGGCACCTATTCTGAACGCTTAAAGTATCGTATGATTGGTGTTATCATTCACGAAGTAGGTCACAACTACTTTCCTATGATTGTTAATTCAGATGAACGCCAATGGACTTGGATGGACGAAGGGTTAAATACGTTTTTACAATATATAACTGAAACAGAGTGGGAGCGTGATTTTCCATCAAGAAGAGGACCTGCTGCTAATATTGTAGATTATATGCGTGGAGACAAAAATAATATTGTTCCAATTATGTCTAATTCGGAGTCTATCTTGCAATTTGGAAATAATGCTTATGGGAAACCTGCAACTGCTTTGAATATTTTGAGAGAGACGATTATGGGCAGAGAATTGTTTGACCATGCGTTCAAAGAATATGCCAACCGTTGGAAATTCAAGCACCCCTCTCCTGCTGATTTTTTCCGTACAATGGAAGACGCTTCTGGAGTTGATTTAGATTGGTTCTGGCGAGGATGGTTCTATACAACAGACCATGTTGATATTTCTATAGATGGTGTCAAATGGTTTCAACTAAACAGCCACGATACAGAAAAAGAAATCATGGTTCAGAAAAAGTGGGATGCTAAAGCTCCTCGTGGTATTTCTGAGATTAGAAACAATGATCAGAAAGCAGTAAAAGAAACCTTGATGGAGAAATACCCTGAACTAAGAGATAAATACAACGACCGTGATAAATACAGAGTATCTGAACGTGACAAAAAGCTGAACGAACAATATATTGCTGGTTTGAGTAAAGAAGAAAAAGAATTAATTGATGGAGCTTACAATTATTACGAGGTTGCTTTTAGCAATGTAGGTGGTTTGGTTATGCCAATCATTTTGGAAATGAAATATACAGATGGAACTTCTGAAGTTATTCATATTCCTGCCGAAATTTGGAAGCAGCGCGCTGATAAGGTGTCAAAAGTTTTTGTAAGCAAAAAAGAACTTGAAGAAATCATCTTAGATCCTTATTTAGAAACAGCAGATACTGATCGTAATAACAATTACTATCCTGCTAGAAGACAACCCACACGCTTTGAATTGTATCAAAGATAA